The Homalodisca vitripennis isolate AUS2020 unplaced genomic scaffold, UT_GWSS_2.1 ScUCBcl_6452;HRSCAF=13673, whole genome shotgun sequence genome includes a window with the following:
- the LOC124373801 gene encoding uncharacterized protein LOC124373801, whose amino-acid sequence MVNLWIEYSKLRDLGVTFSADLSFNDHVDELCRRAYRMLGFINRSTRGMTSSAVLRTLYSSFVRQLLEYASPVWSPYQLGLVDKLEAVQRRFLRLVGLRRGLLFRDIPVAELQAELLLPDLRTRRCVADVLLLIRLIRGELDCPSLLSRVDFPYTIGDSFEGVVWEAPIFKKL is encoded by the coding sequence ATGGTCAACCTCTGGATAGAGTATTCAAAATTAAGGGACTTGGGTGTTACCTTCTCTGCTGATCTTTCCTTCAATGACCATGTCGATGAGCTGTGCAGAAGAGCGTATAGGATGTTGGGATTCATCAACAGGTCTACTCGTGGAATGACAAGCTCTGCAGTCTTAAGGACTCTCTACTCATCCTTCGTTCGCCAGTTATTGGAATATGCGAGTCCTGTTTGGTCTCCCTACCAGCTGGGTCTTGTTGACAAACTGGAAGCGGTCCAAAGGAGATTCCTGAGACTGGTGGGACTGCGGCGAGGACTGCTGTTTAGAGACATTCCTGTTGCTGAGCTGCAGGCCGAGCTTCTTCTCCCAGATCTTCGGACCAGGCGCTGTGTGGCGGATGTCTTGTTGCTGATTCGGCTGATAAGGGGGGAGCTGGACTGCCCGTCGCTGCTTTCGCGAGTGGATTTCCCGTATACCATCGGGGACTCGTTCGAGGGAGTTGTTTGGGAGGCGCCAATATTCAAGAAACTATGA